The following are encoded together in the Triticum dicoccoides isolate Atlit2015 ecotype Zavitan chromosome 6B, WEW_v2.0, whole genome shotgun sequence genome:
- the LOC119324258 gene encoding desumoylating isopeptidase 1-like isoform X2 produces the protein MAEEGHKVALNVYDLSNGLARQLSTSFLGKPIEAIWHTGVVVYGNEYFFGGGIQAAPAGATQYGRPARVVDLGVTHLPREVFEDYLRDIAPRYTAATYSLLTHNCNNFSNEVAQFLVGAGIPDYILNLPSEVMSSPMGAMIMPMIQNLEATLRNNAAPQTTQFVPTPASVSVPQPPASAGKTPTANASSTAAAAAASAAPAGSSSEKEEEKKVEKQTPEKAAAPAPPTVADPLGSARGKVQEEVMREFAALMASGTLRASEAAALAMRRVMERHGDGASMQA, from the exons ATGGCGGAG GAGGGGCACAAGGTGGCGCTCAACGTGTACGACCTCAGCAACGGCCTGGCGCGCCAGCTCTCCACCTCCTTCCTCGGCAAGCCCATCGAGGCCATCTG GCACACGGGCGTGGTGGTGTACGGCAACGAGTACTTCTTCGGGGGCGGGATCCAGGCGGCGCCGGCGGGGGCGACGCAGTACGGCCGCCCCGCGCGGGTCGTCGACCTGGGCGTCACCCACCTGCCCCGCGAGGTCTTCGAGGACTACCTCCGCGACATCGCGCCGCGCTACACCGCCGCCACCTACAGCCTGCTCACCCACAACTGCAACAACTTCAGCAACGAGGTCGCGCAGTTCCTCGTCGGCGCCGGGATCCCCGACTACATCCTCAACCTGCCCAGCGAGGTCATGTCCAGCCCCATGGGCGCCATGATCATGCCCATGATCCAGAACCTCGAGGCCACGCTCAGGAACAACGCCGCGCCCCAGACCACCCAGTTCGTGCCCACGCCGGCCTCCGTCTCGGTGCCGCAGCCGCCGGCTTCGGCCGGCAAAACCCCTACTGCCAATGCTAGTTCTacagccgccgctgccgctgctagTGCGGCGCCCGCTGGCTCTTCTTCCgagaaagaagaagagaagaaggtcGAGAAGCAGACTCCGGAGAAAGCCGCCGCGCCGGCACCGCCGACTGTGGCTGACCCTCTCGGCAGCGCGAGGGGGAAGGTGCAGGAGGAGGTGATGAGGGAGTTTGCGGCGCTCATGGCGAGTGGCACGCTgcgggcgagcgag gcggcggcgctggccaTGCGCCGGGTCATGGAGCGCCACGGCGACGGCGCCAGTATGCAGGCCTAG
- the LOC119324258 gene encoding desumoylating isopeptidase 1-like isoform X1, with translation MAEEGHKVALNVYDLSNGLARQLSTSFLGKPIEAIWHTGVVVYGNEYFFGGGIQAAPAGATQYGRPARVVDLGVTHLPREVFEDYLRDIAPRYTAATYSLLTHNCNNFSNEVAQFLVGAGIPDYILNLPSEVMSSPMGAMIMPMIQNLEATLRNNAAPQTTQFVPTPASVSVPQPPASAGKTPTANASSTAAAAAASAAPAGSSSEKEEEKKVEKQTPEKAAAPAPPTVADPLGSARGKVQEEVMREFAALMASGTLRASEAAALAMRRVMERHGDGASMQA, from the exons ATGGCGGAG GAGGGGCACAAGGTGGCGCTCAACGTGTACGACCTCAGCAACGGCCTGGCGCGCCAGCTCTCCACCTCCTTCCTCGGCAAGCCCATCGAGGCCATCTG GCACACGGGCGTGGTGGTGTACGGCAACGAGTACTTCTTCGGGGGCGGGATCCAGGCGGCGCCGGCGGGGGCGACGCAGTACGGCCGCCCCGCGCGGGTCGTCGACCTGGGCGTCACCCACCTGCCCCGCGAGGTCTTCGAGGACTACCTCCGCGACATCGCGCCGCGCTACACCGCCGCCACCTACAGCCTGCTCACCCACAACTGCAACAACTTCAGCAACGAGGTCGCGCAGTTCCTCGTCGGCGCCGGGATCCCCGACTACATCCTCAACCTGCCCAGCGAGGTCATGTCCAGCCCCATGGGCGCCATGATCATGCCCATGATCCAGAACCTCGAGGCCACGCTCAGGAACAACGCCGCGCCCCAGACCACCCAGTTCGTGCCCACGCCGGCCTCCGTCTCGGTGCCGCAGCCGCCGGCTTCGGCCGGCAAAACCCCTACTGCCAATGCTAGTTCTacagccgccgctgccgctgctagTGCGGCGCCCGCTGGCTCTTCTTCCgagaaagaagaagagaagaaggtcGAGAAGCAGACTCCGGAGAAAGCCGCCGCGCCGGCACCGCCGACTGTGGCTGACCCTCTCGGCAGCGCGAGGGGGAAGGTGCAGGAGGAGGTGATGAGGGAGTTTGCGGCGCTCATGGCGAGTGGCACGCTgcgggcgagcgaggcggcggcgctggccaTGCGCCGGGTCATGGAGCGCCACGGCGACGGCGCCAGTATGCAGGCCTAG